From the Solanum pennellii chromosome 4, SPENNV200 genome, one window contains:
- the LOC107017916 gene encoding probable UDP-arabinopyranose mutase 2, translated as MAGASVTPTPLLKDELDIVIPTIRNLDFLEMWRPFFQPYHLIIVQDGDPSKTINVPEGFDYELYNRDDINRILGPKASCISFKDSACRCFGYMVSKKKYIYTIDDDCFVAKDPSGKDINALEQHIKNLLCPSTPHFFNTLYDPYREGADFVRGYPFSMREGAATAVSHGLWLNIPDYDAPTQLVKPRERNTRYVDAVMTIPKGTLFPMCGMNLAFDRELIGPAMYFGLMGDGQPIGRYDDMWAGWCIKVICDHLGLGVKTGLPYIWHSKASNPFVNLKKEYKGIYWQEEIIPFFQSATLPKDCTSVQQCYLELSKQVKEKLSAIDPYFTKLADAMVTWIEAWDELNPKPSISNGPGK; from the exons ATGGCAGGAGCTTCAGTGACACCAACACCATTACTGAAGGATGAGCTTGATATTGTGATACCTACAATCAGAAATCTTGATTTTTTGGAGATGTGGAGACCCTTTttccagccatatcatctcatCATTGTTCAAGATGGTGACCCTTCAAAGACCATTAATGTCCCTGAAGGATTTGATTATGAGCTTTATAATCGTGATGATATTAACAGGATTCTTGGACCAAAAGCTTCTTGTATATCTTTTAAGGACTCTGCTTGTAGGTGCTTTGGGTATATGGTGTCTAAGAAGAAGTATATCTACACTATTGATGACGATTGCTTT GTGGCGAAAGATCCTTCTGGCAAAGACATCAATGCTCTTGAGCAGCACATAAAGAACCTGTTATGTCCTTCCACTCCACATTTCTTTAACACTCTGTATGATCCATATAGAGAAGGGGCAGATTTCGTTCGTGGATACCCCTTCAGTATGCGTGAGGGTGCTGCCACAGCTGTTTCTCATGGGCTTTGGCTCAACATCCCCGATTACGATGCACCTACTCAACTTGTTAAGCCACGTGAGAGGAACACGAG GTATGTGGATGCTGTCATGACAATTCCTAAAGGCACTTTGTTCCCCATGTGTGGAATGAATTTGGCATTCGACCGTGAGCTGATTGGACCTGCAATGTACTTTGGCCTCATGGGTGATGGTCAGCCAATTGGTCGATACGACGATATGTGGGCTGGTTGGTGCATTAAG GTGATATGCGACCATTTGGGACTGGGTGTCAAGACTGGTTTACCCTACATATGGCACAGCAAAGCAAGCAACCCCTTTGTTAACCTTAAAAAGGAGTACAAAGGCATCTACTGGCAAGAAGAGATCATTCCATTTTTCCAGTCTGCAACTCTTCCAAAAGATTGCACTAGTGTTCAACAGTGCTATCTCGAGCTGTCGAAACAGGTCAAGGAGAAACTTTCCGCTATAGACCCGTATTTCACCAAGCTAGCTGATGCCATGGTCACATGGATTGAAGCCTGGGATGAGCTCAACCCTAAACCTTCCATCTCGAACGGCCCCGGAAAGTAG